In Deltaproteobacteria bacterium, the following are encoded in one genomic region:
- a CDS encoding methyltransferase domain-containing protein yields the protein MIVKGIPLTHQIYDYILAHTPPPHAVLPTLAHETRTLPGAGMQIAPEQGALMHLLVKMLGARRIVEVGCFTGYSAIAMASALPPDGRLITLDKDPSATAVAQRYFAAAGVDDRVELRLGPALTSLQAMMTEFGPGSFDMMFIDADKANSMKYYECGLELLRTGGLIVCDNALWDGTVADPDNQEQATNILRKFNEYIAKDERVDRVLINIADGLYICRKR from the coding sequence CTGATTGTGAAAGGTATCCCCCTAACCCATCAAATCTACGACTACATTTTGGCACATACGCCACCCCCGCATGCGGTCTTGCCGACCTTAGCGCACGAGACCCGGACCTTACCCGGTGCTGGCATGCAGATCGCCCCGGAGCAGGGGGCCCTGATGCATCTTCTGGTCAAGATGCTGGGTGCCCGACGCATCGTTGAGGTCGGCTGCTTTACCGGCTATAGCGCCATCGCTATGGCCAGTGCTTTGCCCCCAGACGGTCGTCTGATCACTTTGGACAAGGATCCCAGTGCGACTGCAGTTGCGCAGCGCTATTTTGCCGCTGCCGGCGTTGATGACCGCGTCGAGCTCAGATTGGGCCCGGCCTTGACATCGCTTCAGGCGATGATGACGGAGTTTGGTCCTGGTAGCTTTGACATGATGTTCATCGACGCTGATAAAGCCAACAGCATGAAGTACTACGAGTGCGGGCTTGAGCTCTTGCGCACAGGTGGCCTCATTGTTTGTGATAATGCCCTGTGGGACGGGACGGTCGCCGATCCGGATAATCAGGAGCAAGCCACCAACATCCTCCGCAAGTTTAATGAGTACATTGCTAAGGATGAACGCGTTGATCGCGTGTTGATTAACATTGCGGATGGTCTCTATATCTGCCGCAAGCGCTGA
- a CDS encoding MBL fold metallo-hydrolase — translation MTGQTTLISAIDGNSQWLDGGSMFGNAPRPLWEKWTEVDSLGRIHLACRALLIEHGGKKILCETGIGCFFDPKLAARYGVSERDHRLLANLERRGIDPDAIDAVILSHLHFDHAGGLLPSFAEIAAGRDDLLFPNARYVVGKAAFERAKAPHSRDRASFIPGLTEKLEKSGRLAIVEGPQLPDLYPDRLSFRFSDGHTPGHMHTVFRGDQQTVIFCGDLIPGLPWLHLPVTMGYDRFAELVIDEKRALYDIATKNNWMLFFTHDVKQAAATVTTSTDGKYVAGQVWADLDRQPI, via the coding sequence ATGACCGGACAGACCACGCTCATCAGCGCTATCGATGGCAACAGCCAGTGGTTGGACGGCGGCTCCATGTTTGGTAACGCACCGCGACCGCTTTGGGAAAAGTGGACCGAGGTCGACAGCCTAGGGCGGATCCATCTGGCCTGTCGTGCGCTCCTTATCGAACATGGCGGTAAGAAAATTCTCTGTGAGACCGGTATCGGCTGTTTTTTTGATCCCAAATTAGCCGCGCGCTACGGTGTATCTGAGCGAGATCACAGGCTACTGGCCAACCTCGAGCGTCGTGGCATCGACCCTGATGCTATCGATGCCGTGATCCTCTCTCATCTACACTTCGACCATGCTGGTGGGTTGCTGCCGTCGTTCGCGGAGATTGCGGCTGGTCGCGATGACTTGCTGTTCCCCAACGCCAGGTATGTCGTCGGCAAGGCGGCCTTCGAGAGGGCGAAAGCGCCCCACTCCAGAGACCGCGCCTCGTTTATCCCGGGACTAACCGAAAAACTGGAAAAAAGTGGTCGCCTCGCCATCGTCGAGGGCCCGCAGTTACCTGACCTCTACCCGGACCGCCTCAGCTTTAGGTTCAGTGATGGTCACACGCCAGGACACATGCACACCGTGTTTCGCGGCGATCAGCAGACGGTCATTTTTTGCGGCGATCTCATTCCGGGCCTTCCGTGGCTTCACCTACCCGTGACCATGGGCTACGACCGCTTTGCCGAGCTCGTGATTGACGAAAAACGCGCGCTCTACGATATTGCCACCAAGAACAACTGGATGCTCTTTTTCACCCACGACGTCAAGCAGGCTGCTGCCACGGTCACGACGAGTACAGACGGCAAATACGTAGCCGGGCAAGTCTGGGCCGACTTGGATCGTCAGCCCATCTAA
- the modA gene encoding molybdate ABC transporter substrate-binding protein — MSPDIASQMMADLRRFIAATGLVVYGCLHAGDAPARDILIAAPVSLAEVVRQLSEDFTAKTQVKVRASTAATSAVVRQVLHGAPFDVVITADIESMDRVDGAGLLAPDTRRPFIGNRLALIVPQVAPQKLGARAISGQDVILKEPHDLLNAQIKRVVLAEEAVPAGHYARLFLATTSLLEGVRPKIVRAPHVRAALALVARGAVDAGFVYATDVLVASDQVRVVYTTEDGASAAIRYEAAVLKASQHHQDGVAFVSYLRSPDAQALLQQRGFRPL; from the coding sequence ATGTCGCCAGATATCGCGTCACAAATGATGGCGGATCTTCGACGCTTCATTGCTGCGACCGGATTGGTCGTTTATGGTTGTTTACACGCCGGTGACGCCCCTGCTAGGGATATCCTGATTGCAGCTCCGGTGAGTCTTGCCGAGGTAGTCCGGCAACTATCAGAGGATTTTACGGCCAAAACGCAAGTTAAAGTGCGGGCCAGCACTGCCGCAACATCAGCCGTCGTGCGGCAGGTCTTGCATGGGGCGCCGTTTGACGTTGTGATCACTGCTGACATTGAGTCCATGGATAGAGTGGATGGGGCAGGGCTTCTAGCGCCGGATACACGACGCCCTTTTATTGGTAACCGGTTAGCACTTATCGTTCCTCAAGTGGCGCCACAAAAACTTGGTGCGCGCGCTATTTCTGGTCAAGATGTAATACTCAAGGAGCCGCATGATCTGCTCAATGCTCAGATTAAGCGGGTTGTATTGGCCGAAGAAGCTGTGCCGGCCGGACATTACGCGCGTTTATTTCTCGCCACGACAAGTTTATTAGAGGGGGTGCGTCCCAAGATTGTCCGTGCGCCGCACGTGCGAGCCGCCTTGGCGCTCGTGGCGCGTGGCGCCGTAGACGCAGGGTTTGTCTATGCTACTGATGTGCTTGTGGCTAGCGATCAGGTAAGGGTTGTGTACACCACAGAAGATGGGGCGTCGGCCGCTATCCGCTACGAGGCAGCGGTGCTCAAAGCTAGTCAGCATCATCAAGATGGCGTGGCATTTGTCAGTTACTTGCGGTCTCCTGATGCACAGGCTCTCCTCCAGCAACGAGGATTTCGCCCCCTTTGA
- the modB gene encoding molybdate ABC transporter permease subunit — protein MIDALASSLLLSLKIALVAMTLICAIATPLAWVLARTNFRGKFLIESILLLPLTLPPVSIGLVLLYLMAPRGVLGTVWASLTGHQLLLTWQAAAVAAGVIAFPLYLRSAMAAFASVPRRLEMMAETLGLDPWVCWWRVTLPLAARGLAAGALISLARALGEFGATTMVGGAIPGETQTLAVGIYNNVMNGEEATAAAFAGVSFMIALMATIVSRWLGRDTVTEVSDTKVRLHEV, from the coding sequence TTGATTGATGCTTTAGCCTCAAGTTTACTCCTAAGTTTGAAGATTGCTCTTGTAGCGATGACGCTCATCTGCGCCATCGCTACACCGTTGGCATGGGTCTTAGCCCGCACGAACTTTCGCGGTAAATTCCTCATCGAGAGTATCCTGCTCCTGCCACTCACGTTGCCGCCAGTCTCGATCGGGCTTGTACTGTTGTACCTGATGGCACCACGCGGCGTATTGGGTACTGTGTGGGCATCTCTGACAGGCCATCAACTTCTGCTCACGTGGCAGGCAGCAGCGGTGGCCGCTGGAGTGATTGCATTCCCCCTTTATCTGCGCTCTGCCATGGCGGCATTTGCATCTGTCCCACGGCGGCTAGAAATGATGGCTGAGACGCTTGGACTTGACCCTTGGGTTTGTTGGTGGCGAGTGACTTTACCTCTTGCTGCGCGCGGGCTTGCGGCGGGAGCACTGATCTCACTGGCGCGGGCGCTAGGCGAATTCGGTGCGACCACCATGGTGGGCGGTGCTATCCCCGGCGAGACGCAGACCTTAGCGGTAGGCATCTACAATAATGTGATGAATGGTGAAGAGGCGACGGCCGCGGCATTCGCTGGAGTCTCGTTTATGATCGCGCTGATGGCCACCATAGTTAGTCGTTGGTTAGGGCGTGACACAGTCACCGAGGTTTCTGACACCAAGGTGAGACTTCATGAGGTTTGA
- a CDS encoding ATP-binding cassette domain-containing protein, producing the protein MRFELDFTYQAGASPNKFCLHMTLSWQAKFTGVYGPSGSGKSTLLDVLLGLKDPASLRGTVRVGERSLFDRSTETWLPRQHRNMSWVPQDSLLLPHLTVADNLAIVGGGDTAISECVSELGLGALMTKKPWQLSGGEKQIVALARAILRSGELMLLDEPFAALDAMRRKELLALLQNHSMTRDINAIYVSHRADEIKQLCDYVIVLEAGVVKWHGPQDSWQPYTEADNL; encoded by the coding sequence ATGAGGTTTGAACTCGATTTCACCTACCAAGCCGGAGCAAGTCCAAACAAATTTTGTTTGCATATGACACTCTCTTGGCAGGCTAAATTTACAGGTGTTTACGGCCCGTCTGGGAGTGGCAAGAGTACCTTACTCGACGTGCTGCTCGGGCTCAAAGATCCAGCATCGCTGCGCGGTACTGTGAGGGTGGGCGAGCGATCACTTTTTGACCGCAGTACAGAGACCTGGCTCCCGCGGCAGCACCGCAACATGTCATGGGTGCCCCAAGATAGCTTGCTTTTGCCACATCTCACCGTGGCGGACAACTTGGCCATAGTTGGCGGTGGTGATACCGCAATCTCGGAGTGCGTCTCAGAACTTGGTCTTGGCGCACTAATGACGAAAAAACCATGGCAACTCTCCGGCGGCGAAAAACAGATTGTCGCCCTGGCCCGGGCCATATTGCGGTCAGGTGAGCTCATGCTGCTTGATGAGCCCTTTGCAGCACTTGATGCCATGCGGCGTAAGGAGCTATTAGCGCTACTGCAAAATCACAGCATGACCCGAGACATCAACGCCATTTACGTGAGCCACCGGGCAGACGAAATCAAACAACTATGCGACTATGTCATCGTGTTGGAGGCTGGTGTAGTCAAGTGGCACGGTCCGCAGGACTCCTGGCAGCCCTACACGGAAGCCGACAACCTGTGA
- a CDS encoding amidohydrolase: MLRQMRIFLLTAVTLGLGACRHSETGSEAKSDGHDATAADPAITPRKEVSYRGEPIDVVDLHMHPGRYEDLGPIGRDFLRKTLPDFLPVKLKDLSLTVAANFLLNPYGKFIGIKTESEQAGINRVGLFAVYAPMTWGVTSNETVINYLDDERNWNYRGKPYFFGLASVRLQEWDKHEAAQLEALRRALSHSQMKGIKLAFIHNEIPLSETRYDSIYDVARERGVPVYHHIGSSPLRKLSDFAAKADRENYIKSYDPAGLERAIAKYPEVPFIMGHLGYDFNHEGYSFSEKVFELAARYSNVYLEISAFGDSLHDPDGTAMRSMLEIIKARGLIQRTIYGSDGPNVPGGTKKYLAGTIKAMEQVGYTYAEAEAVLAKTTRRLFRIYE; this comes from the coding sequence ATGTTAAGGCAGATGAGAATCTTTTTGCTTACCGCCGTCACCTTGGGGCTGGGTGCATGTCGCCATAGCGAGACCGGTAGCGAAGCCAAATCAGATGGTCATGATGCAACTGCCGCGGATCCGGCTATCACGCCGCGCAAAGAAGTAAGTTATCGCGGCGAGCCTATCGATGTGGTTGATCTGCACATGCACCCGGGACGTTACGAGGACCTCGGTCCAATAGGGCGCGACTTCCTGCGTAAGACCTTGCCAGATTTTTTACCAGTCAAGCTTAAGGATCTCTCCCTAACCGTGGCGGCTAATTTTTTACTCAACCCCTACGGCAAATTTATTGGCATCAAGACCGAGTCCGAGCAGGCGGGTATTAACCGCGTCGGCCTGTTTGCGGTTTACGCTCCTATGACTTGGGGGGTGACCAGTAACGAAACGGTCATCAATTATCTTGATGACGAACGTAACTGGAATTATCGGGGCAAGCCCTATTTTTTCGGTTTAGCGAGCGTGCGCCTGCAGGAATGGGACAAGCATGAAGCCGCGCAACTTGAGGCCCTACGCCGAGCTCTCAGTCATTCGCAGATGAAGGGTATCAAGTTAGCATTTATCCATAACGAGATTCCCCTGAGTGAAACGCGCTACGATAGCATTTATGATGTGGCCCGTGAGCGTGGTGTGCCTGTATATCACCACATCGGATCGTCACCTCTACGTAAATTGAGTGACTTTGCCGCCAAGGCGGATCGAGAAAACTACATCAAAAGTTACGACCCAGCAGGTCTCGAACGGGCAATTGCCAAATATCCAGAGGTCCCTTTCATCATGGGGCATCTTGGTTACGATTTTAATCATGAAGGCTATAGTTTTAGCGAGAAGGTGTTCGAGCTTGCAGCGCGTTACAGCAATGTTTATCTCGAAATTTCCGCTTTTGGTGATAGTCTCCATGATCCCGATGGGACGGCCATGCGGTCGATGCTTGAAATCATAAAAGCTCGAGGTCTCATTCAGCGGACTATCTACGGGTCAGACGGGCCTAATGTTCCTGGGGGTACCAAGAAGTATCTAGCTGGTACGATTAAGGCTATGGAGCAGGTGGGATACACCTATGCCGAAGCCGAGGCAGTGTTGGCAAAAACCACGCGTCGCCTCTTCAGAATTTACGAGTAG
- a CDS encoding TatD family deoxyribonuclease: MYVDVHTHLTHEQFATDWQLVVQRAEAAGLKAIVVNGLDPDSNRLILQMAEQYDVIKPALGIYPVDAVCHLLPADFKLTVARFDVDAEIDFIDAAAAAGKIAAVGECGLDGYWLDARTYAAQERVFGRLIDVAMRHDLPLIIHTRKLEQRAADILKERRVTKVNFHCFGGRTRLAQECAETHGWYFSIPANATVNEAFRKMLKTLPPERILTETDAPYLPPRKGERNEPSAVVGTIEILAALRSWTVAKATEQVWSNYSDLFGAKWT; this comes from the coding sequence ATGTATGTAGATGTGCATACGCATCTGACGCATGAGCAGTTTGCGACTGATTGGCAGCTTGTAGTGCAACGGGCCGAGGCCGCGGGACTCAAAGCGATCGTCGTCAATGGTCTTGACCCTGACTCAAATCGGCTGATCCTTCAGATGGCTGAGCAGTACGACGTGATTAAGCCGGCACTGGGGATTTATCCAGTCGATGCGGTATGTCATCTGCTACCTGCCGATTTTAAACTAACGGTAGCCCGGTTTGACGTCGATGCTGAGATAGATTTTATCGATGCCGCCGCTGCTGCGGGCAAGATAGCGGCGGTAGGTGAGTGTGGGCTGGATGGCTATTGGCTCGATGCGCGTACCTATGCCGCGCAAGAGCGCGTCTTCGGGCGCTTGATCGATGTGGCCATGCGCCATGATTTGCCGCTGATTATTCACACACGTAAGCTCGAACAACGCGCTGCCGATATCCTCAAGGAGCGGCGGGTGACCAAGGTTAACTTCCACTGTTTTGGTGGGAGGACCAGACTCGCGCAGGAATGTGCTGAGACTCATGGCTGGTATTTTTCCATTCCCGCCAATGCTACCGTCAATGAGGCCTTTCGCAAGATGCTTAAGACGCTACCACCGGAGCGTATCCTGACGGAAACTGATGCTCCCTATTTGCCACCACGTAAGGGGGAGCGGAACGAGCCTAGTGCGGTCGTAGGCACGATTGAGATCCTGGCTGCTCTGAGATCCTGGACTGTCGCGAAAGCCACCGAACAGGTCTGGTCAAACTACTCTGACCTGTTCGGCGCCAAATGGACTTAA
- a CDS encoding mannose-1-phosphate guanylyltransferase has product MPIDSCRRRFMFKHGTPGDDVYAVILAGGSGTRFWPKSRELRPKQLCALGTDTRTMIEITLARLDGFIPPERRIIVTHVRQLDVTKAIVGARAGIFIAEPDARNTANALAMAALEIAAIDQTAKQPVMISLHSDHLIRDEEAFRTSLLTAVTAARRGKLMLIGVVPEYAETGFGYIERGPGFEDLIGAYEVASFREKPDLATAREYLESKNFYWNAGMFVWRVDVIMEELQRTLAPSLARLIAAQVEVGGRFSEADLLPLAAAYKKLPKISIDHAVLETSTNIGVIPANIGWQDIGSWDALSRSFTPDQHGNLLFGDGCMLDCANTTVDTDGPFVATLGLHNHVVVASGGAILVCPKERSQEVRRVVDWLTEKGRRELL; this is encoded by the coding sequence ATGCCAATCGACTCATGCAGGAGAAGGTTCATGTTTAAGCACGGTACCCCTGGAGATGACGTTTATGCTGTGATCCTGGCCGGTGGCAGCGGCACCCGCTTTTGGCCTAAATCGCGTGAACTCAGGCCCAAGCAGCTCTGCGCTCTCGGCACCGACACGCGGACTATGATTGAAATTACTCTGGCGCGGCTCGATGGGTTCATCCCGCCGGAGCGTCGCATTATAGTCACGCATGTACGCCAGCTTGACGTCACTAAAGCCATCGTCGGTGCCCGTGCGGGTATATTTATTGCCGAGCCCGATGCGAGAAATACGGCTAATGCTCTGGCCATGGCAGCGCTGGAGATTGCCGCCATTGATCAGACTGCCAAGCAGCCGGTGATGATCTCGCTCCATTCGGATCATTTGATTCGCGATGAGGAGGCCTTCCGGACGTCTCTCCTGACGGCTGTCACTGCAGCGAGGCGCGGTAAATTGATGCTGATAGGGGTGGTACCTGAGTATGCCGAGACGGGTTTCGGTTACATCGAGCGTGGCCCTGGTTTTGAGGATCTGATCGGTGCTTACGAAGTGGCGAGTTTCCGCGAAAAGCCGGACCTAGCGACGGCGCGGGAGTATCTGGAATCGAAGAATTTTTACTGGAACGCCGGCATGTTTGTTTGGCGTGTCGACGTGATTATGGAGGAGCTGCAGCGCACGTTAGCGCCCTCACTCGCGCGCCTCATTGCGGCGCAGGTTGAAGTCGGTGGTCGGTTCTCCGAAGCTGATCTACTGCCGCTGGCGGCAGCTTATAAGAAGCTGCCAAAGATCTCGATTGACCATGCCGTGCTTGAGACCAGCACTAATATCGGTGTGATTCCGGCCAATATCGGCTGGCAGGATATCGGTAGTTGGGACGCCCTCAGTCGTAGTTTCACTCCTGATCAGCACGGCAATCTCCTGTTCGGTGATGGCTGTATGCTCGACTGCGCCAATACCACGGTGGATACGGATGGCCCTTTCGTCGCAACTCTGGGGCTACACAATCATGTCGTCGTGGCCAGTGGCGGTGCGATCTTGGTGTGCCCCAAGGAGCGGTCGCAAGAAGTGCGTCGCGTTGTTGATTGGTTGACGGAAAAAGGACGGCGGGAACTGCTGTGA
- a CDS encoding phospholipid carrier-dependent glycosyltransferase: MVDGKRTAGTAVTVRLPRSIWLFLLATTAVRIYWAAYAPLANDEAYYWDWSRVLHLSYLDHPPAVAWLGAAAEQIFGPSSGLSARGLVPLLHLAAVLALIKCAALLHGKALERRQLWMVVLLCELVPAFSLEGVVLLPDSALLPALALSLLAVLEAAQARVGKSWHWAPLAGVAIGCAGLSKYHAAPIATGMGLGLLLYGWRTRRLRDYIAFLAASSLIALLVTAPVWVWNAQHDWASFRFQGAHGFSGLMWDPVAAGRFYLGQLLLLSPLVVVGGFLMMVRQRQVNLATVLLAAAAPLIVLLESLAFAKQLLPHWLAPAFWLLVPLLATSPWPTKLVRTNFIVAGLITGLLPWVLAIAPARERLIASFAGRPGPLSELTLWQPLADVLIKDPQIGPLLAHAKEPKNGGCQDQVTVATLRWFWTAQLAFNLPNKPQVLSLDQNHRSYYHYRDHWPDFGGCPVLVIADSRHLDRAQLAKILSTWQEWTVVVPSHSDTEILALWGRFRERADLEPVAAAMHGFGGDHPAAY; the protein is encoded by the coding sequence TTGGTTGACGGAAAAAGGACGGCGGGAACTGCTGTGACTGTTCGTCTCCCGCGGTCCATTTGGCTCTTTCTCCTGGCCACTACCGCAGTACGTATCTATTGGGCAGCGTATGCGCCGCTGGCCAATGATGAGGCTTACTACTGGGACTGGTCGCGGGTGCTGCATCTCAGCTACCTCGATCATCCCCCAGCCGTAGCCTGGTTGGGTGCTGCGGCAGAGCAGATTTTCGGACCTAGCTCTGGTCTCAGTGCGCGTGGTCTTGTGCCGCTATTGCACTTAGCAGCTGTGCTCGCGCTGATCAAATGTGCAGCGCTGCTGCACGGTAAAGCGCTTGAGCGGCGGCAGCTGTGGATGGTGGTTTTACTCTGTGAGTTGGTGCCGGCATTTTCGCTAGAGGGCGTAGTACTACTACCTGACTCAGCCTTGCTGCCGGCTTTGGCGTTAAGTCTTTTAGCGGTTCTTGAGGCAGCGCAGGCTCGTGTTGGTAAGTCGTGGCATTGGGCCCCACTCGCTGGTGTGGCCATCGGCTGCGCTGGCCTCAGTAAGTATCACGCGGCACCGATAGCGACCGGCATGGGACTGGGGCTGTTACTTTATGGGTGGCGCACGCGGCGCCTTCGTGACTACATCGCTTTTCTCGCAGCTAGCAGCTTGATTGCACTGTTAGTGACCGCGCCCGTATGGGTCTGGAACGCACAGCATGATTGGGCCTCGTTTCGTTTCCAAGGAGCCCACGGATTTTCGGGACTCATGTGGGATCCAGTTGCGGCAGGTAGGTTCTACCTTGGTCAATTGTTACTCTTAAGTCCCTTGGTAGTGGTTGGCGGCTTCCTTATGATGGTGCGTCAACGTCAGGTCAATTTAGCTACTGTTTTATTGGCGGCCGCGGCACCGTTGATTGTTCTCCTTGAATCGCTGGCATTTGCTAAGCAGCTGTTGCCCCATTGGTTGGCGCCGGCTTTTTGGTTGCTAGTGCCGCTCCTGGCTACGAGTCCTTGGCCGACCAAATTGGTGCGCACCAATTTCATCGTTGCCGGGCTCATAACAGGTCTGCTCCCGTGGGTGCTCGCAATCGCGCCCGCACGTGAGCGGCTGATCGCCTCGTTTGCAGGCCGGCCTGGTCCGCTGTCTGAGTTGACCTTGTGGCAGCCACTGGCAGATGTGTTAATCAAGGATCCACAAATTGGTCCCTTATTAGCCCATGCAAAGGAACCTAAGAACGGCGGGTGTCAGGATCAAGTTACCGTGGCTACGCTACGTTGGTTCTGGACCGCCCAGCTGGCCTTCAATCTCCCGAATAAACCTCAGGTGCTTTCTCTGGATCAGAATCACCGCTCTTATTATCACTACCGCGATCACTGGCCGGATTTTGGTGGTTGTCCCGTGTTGGTCATTGCCGATAGCCGTCATCTGGACCGCGCACAGCTCGCTAAGATTCTCAGCACTTGGCAAGAGTGGACAGTCGTCGTACCCTCACATAGCGACACTGAGATTTTGGCGCTTTGGGGGCGGTTTCGTGAACGTGCAGACCTTGAGCCTGTAGCAGCCGCCATGCATGGATTTGGGGGCGATCATCCGGCCGCGTACTAA
- a CDS encoding tetratricopeptide repeat protein — MTSVHKEHIKTLKGPDLFQVKVMAGVDWAVRNVRLIAYVLVPVVAAIGVLAGYRVIQSKRQDSRIEELGKIQVVYNGESKRAADKQKPILKKIQDIEAKPGNKAASPESSGLTPQQEEEIAALRKEAEAIKPDHSSSSTSLMAFYQKYEQYPEGWLAAMMAAHVMIDDSRIGNAATVLEGLVSKVKSNPTYLSLVTVELAGLAEEQGDFDKELSLIGGLEKTADSELRPKLALMKGRALYLKGDKEGAKTTLATLVDGYASSAEAQKARSLLTLIN; from the coding sequence ATGACGAGCGTTCACAAAGAGCACATCAAGACTTTAAAAGGTCCGGATTTATTCCAGGTTAAAGTGATGGCTGGCGTTGATTGGGCTGTGCGCAATGTGCGTCTCATCGCCTACGTGCTGGTACCGGTAGTGGCAGCCATCGGCGTGCTGGCTGGCTACCGGGTCATTCAGTCCAAGCGTCAGGACTCCCGCATTGAAGAGCTGGGTAAGATTCAAGTGGTCTACAACGGCGAGTCAAAGCGCGCCGCGGATAAACAAAAGCCAATCCTGAAAAAAATCCAGGACATCGAAGCTAAGCCCGGCAACAAAGCGGCAAGTCCAGAGAGCAGTGGGCTGACTCCCCAGCAGGAAGAGGAGATCGCTGCGCTACGCAAAGAGGCCGAGGCCATTAAGCCTGATCACAGCAGTTCCAGCACGTCACTCATGGCTTTTTATCAAAAGTACGAGCAGTATCCCGAGGGCTGGTTGGCAGCGATGATGGCGGCTCACGTGATGATTGACGACAGTCGCATAGGCAACGCGGCCACCGTTCTCGAAGGTCTGGTCAGTAAGGTTAAAAGCAATCCGACCTACCTGTCACTCGTCACTGTCGAGCTGGCAGGCCTAGCCGAGGAGCAAGGGGACTTTGATAAGGAGTTAAGCCTGATCGGAGGGCTCGAGAAGACTGCCGATTCCGAACTCCGTCCCAAATTGGCTCTCATGAAAGGGCGGGCGCTTTATCTCAAAGGTGACAAAGAGGGTGCTAAGACGACCCTGGCGACCTTAGTCGATGGCTACGCCAGCAGCGCTGAGGCGCAAAAGGCGCGGTCTTTACTGACATTAATTAACTGA